GTTGAAAAACTTTTGGCCAATGACCCGGCGATAGCGGCCGGTCGATTGGCGTATGAAATTCATCCATGGTTTAGTGCACGAGGTTCAAAGTTACCATAAATCATAAGGAGATCGTATATGGACATGTCACAAATTAATTATCTCGCCGTCGTGGTGGCAGCATTGTCATCGTTTGTTATCGGTGGTATTTGGTATTCGCCAATTTTATTCGCCAAAAGCTGGATGATTGAAAACGGCTTTACCGAGGAAAGCCTGAAAGGCGGCAACCAAGGAATGATTTTCGGTGGTTCGTTTATTTTGGCATTGATCATGTCATTCAATCTTGCGGCCTTTCTGCAAGGTCCGCCGGATTTGGCATGGGGTATCACAGCCGGCGCATTGGCCGGAATCGGATGGGTCGCCTGTTCGCTCGGCGTTACATATTTATTCGAACGCAAATCAATGAAGCTATTTTTGATCAATGCCGGTTATCACGCCATCACTTTTATGATCATGGGTGGAATTATTGGAATCTGGAAGTAGGCATTCTTAAATATCGTACCCTATTTTGGCCATTGCATTATTGGATATTCGGCTTCAAATTAAGCGGTCTTAACGTTTTTGAAATTCAACCATGAGGAGGCCGTATGCTTAAAAAAATTCTTATAGGATTGGGAGTGCTGATTGCCTTATTTCTGATCGTCGCTTTATTTTTACCGAAGACAGTAAAAGTATCGCGATCGATCGTGGTCAATAAGCCGGCACAGGAAATTTACGACAAAGTCGCCGATTTTAATTATTATACGAAATGGAATACATGGAGCCAGATGGAACCAACAGCCAAAAATACCATGTCCGGCATACCGAAAGAGCCGGGCCATTCATGGACATGGGAGGGCGAAACAGTCGGCGTCGGTTCGCTGGTCATTGAAAAAGTCGATCCGGGAAAATCGATTGAATCTAAACTTACATTTCTGAAACCCATGCAAGCTGTTGCCAAAGATTTGTGGACATTTGCCGATGCTGAAGGCGGAACCAAAGTAACGTGGACGTATGAAGGCGAGATGGATTATCCCATAGGACGTTATTTCGGACTGGGTATGGATGGAATGCTCGGACCGGATTTCGAAAAAGGACTGGCGAATATTAAAAAGCTGTGCGAAACGGAATAGGCTTATTCCTTTTTTTAATTATAACTCCGGCATATTTATCAGAAATGCCGGAGTTTTTTTTATTTTAAGATCTATTGCTTTTCTTCCATGATTGATAATCTTTGGGTATGTTCAGTTTTTTTAATTTTTTCCACGCTTTGATCGCATCTTCGCGATTTCTATTTTTTTCATTGGCTAAGTAATCGGCAAGAAAGTTAATATACCGCCCGTGAGGGATTTTCTTAAAAGGTCTGGAAGTATCATTCAACTTGACGTATTGTCTGACTAAATCGCCGTAGGTGATTTTTCGG
This genomic window from bacterium contains:
- a CDS encoding DUF1761 domain-containing protein, giving the protein MDMSQINYLAVVVAALSSFVIGGIWYSPILFAKSWMIENGFTEESLKGGNQGMIFGGSFILALIMSFNLAAFLQGPPDLAWGITAGALAGIGWVACSLGVTYLFERKSMKLFLINAGYHAITFMIMGGIIGIWK
- a CDS encoding SRPBCC family protein produces the protein MLKKILIGLGVLIALFLIVALFLPKTVKVSRSIVVNKPAQEIYDKVADFNYYTKWNTWSQMEPTAKNTMSGIPKEPGHSWTWEGETVGVGSLVIEKVDPGKSIESKLTFLKPMQAVAKDLWTFADAEGGTKVTWTYEGEMDYPIGRYFGLGMDGMLGPDFEKGLANIKKLCETE